One part of the Saprospiraceae bacterium genome encodes these proteins:
- a CDS encoding T9SS type A sorting domain-containing protein — translation MSGITRTIIIVLGLLNHTVGYSQRYDFNWVFGYDGGKGDPRFGTTLVDFNSGNPMVSFAPQGKMVIFEANASISDKEGNLLYYTNGYDVEDANFKKVLGATNLGIQYWDGLHEPQGVLFLNNPNSDSSYYLFYINIVLNSPHFHVLDLNYLLIDKFSEKVINKGNVVHDTINSGCLTACKHANGRDYWIILNKENTNLFYKYLLTSEGIILISSQNIGPNIKEGYGQVVFSPNGEYFALLDAIDFRQGLYIKLYKFDRCTGEIEFIRMDNYPTSSFSGISFSPNSRYLYYSEQKNLYQMDLENLQSFDSPELIDTIESQTQWGSQYNLHQLGPDGRIYISNAYSNFAMHRINKPNEPGKACIPRSNSFALKTLGGYGIPNMPNYRLGPLDGSLCDTLGIDNIPWAWWRHDQDTTDYLNFEFTDLSAYEVTEWEWRFGDGMTSNSQSPIHRYSKNGIYEVCMIAKNKNGADTLCKILNIGTTTTIDDQDQIKIEIFPNPCKDYFILNVLDYNPEKMFLYLYDVNGNLILTKRLYAGSNEIELNSISNGVYIVKIMEQRIEVKCEKLVKF, via the coding sequence ATGAGTGGAATAACAAGAACTATAATAATTGTCCTTGGTTTATTAAATCATACCGTTGGCTATAGCCAACGGTATGATTTTAATTGGGTTTTTGGATATGATGGAGGTAAAGGTGACCCAAGATTTGGAACTACATTAGTAGATTTTAATAGCGGTAATCCAATGGTAAGTTTTGCACCACAAGGAAAGATGGTTATTTTTGAAGCCAATGCATCCATTTCAGATAAGGAAGGGAATTTATTATACTATACCAATGGTTATGATGTAGAAGATGCAAATTTTAAAAAAGTTCTAGGAGCTACTAATTTAGGGATTCAGTATTGGGATGGACTTCATGAACCTCAAGGTGTATTATTTTTAAATAATCCAAATTCAGATTCGAGCTATTATTTATTTTATATTAATATTGTATTAAATTCCCCACATTTTCATGTACTTGATTTGAATTACTTATTAATTGATAAATTCTCAGAAAAAGTCATTAATAAAGGAAATGTCGTTCATGACACCATAAATAGTGGATGTTTAACCGCTTGTAAGCATGCTAATGGTAGAGATTATTGGATAATTTTAAATAAGGAAAATACAAATTTATTTTATAAATATTTATTAACGTCAGAGGGCATTATTCTAATTAGTTCACAAAATATTGGTCCAAATATAAAAGAAGGATATGGCCAAGTTGTTTTTTCTCCTAATGGAGAGTATTTTGCATTATTGGATGCCATTGATTTCAGACAAGGATTATATATAAAGCTTTATAAATTTGATCGATGTACTGGAGAAATTGAATTTATAAGGATGGATAATTATCCAACCTCCAGTTTTTCAGGAATAAGTTTTTCTCCAAATTCAAGATATTTATATTACAGTGAACAAAAGAATCTATATCAAATGGATTTAGAAAATTTGCAATCCTTTGATTCTCCTGAATTAATAGACACTATTGAGAGTCAAACTCAATGGGGTTCACAATACAACCTACATCAACTTGGTCCTGATGGTAGAATATACATTTCTAATGCATACAGTAATTTCGCGATGCACCGTATCAATAAACCGAATGAGCCTGGAAAGGCTTGTATACCACGATCTAATAGTTTTGCCTTAAAAACTCTGGGAGGTTACGGAATTCCCAATATGCCAAACTATCGCCTAGGCCCTCTTGATGGCAGTTTGTGTGATACATTAGGAATAGATAATATCCCATGGGCATGGTGGCGACATGATCAAGATACGACTGATTATCTAAATTTTGAGTTTACAGATCTTAGTGCTTATGAAGTTACTGAATGGGAATGGAGATTTGGAGATGGGATGACGAGTAATTCACAAAGTCCAATCCATCGGTATAGCAAAAATGGTATATATGAAGTGTGTATGATTGCAAAAAATAAGAATGGAGCTGATACACTATGCAAGATTTTGAATATAGGAACAACTACGACAATCGATGATCAAGATCAAATTAAGATCGAAATATTTCCAAACCCTTGTAAAGATTATTTTATACTCAATGTCTTGGATTATAATCCAGAAAAGATGTTTCTCTATTTGTATGATGTAAACGGAAATTTAATACTAACAAAACGATTGTATGCAGGAAGTAATGAGATTGAGTTAAATTCTATTTCTAATGGAGTTTATATTGTTAAAATTATGGAGCAAAGAATTGAGGTAAAATGTGAGAAGTTGGTGAAATTTTAA
- a CDS encoding inositol monophosphatase: MAIEEICCKAVGIVKAASVFIKEELGKVTDEQIQEKEKHSLVSYVDIETEKKLVSELSLLIPKSSFITEEGTHSIDLVSEYTWIIDPLDGTTNFLKGIPIFSISLALVRGNELLIGIVHDIMQDACFYAWKDGGAYCNGKKISVSAVKRIDESVIATGFPYQRKWMDNLLQILVAVLNQSRGVRRLGSAAIDLAYTACGRFDGYYETRLNSWDMAAGILLIREAGGRVTNFNGETENILNSHHIIASNSFIHNDLLNLSQTAILD; encoded by the coding sequence ATAGCTATTGAGGAAATTTGCTGCAAAGCAGTAGGCATTGTTAAAGCTGCGTCTGTTTTTATTAAAGAAGAATTGGGTAAAGTGACAGATGAACAGATTCAAGAAAAAGAGAAACATAGTTTAGTTTCGTATGTTGATATTGAAACAGAAAAAAAACTAGTTTCTGAACTGTCCTTATTAATTCCGAAAAGTAGCTTTATTACAGAAGAAGGAACCCATTCAATTGATCTGGTAAGTGAATATACCTGGATTATTGATCCTTTAGATGGCACTACGAATTTTTTAAAAGGGATTCCAATCTTCTCAATTAGTCTTGCTTTAGTGAGAGGGAATGAATTGTTAATTGGTATTGTGCACGACATCATGCAAGATGCATGTTTTTATGCATGGAAGGATGGAGGAGCTTATTGCAATGGAAAAAAAATAAGTGTTAGTGCGGTAAAACGTATAGATGAATCTGTCATTGCAACAGGCTTTCCATATCAAAGAAAGTGGATGGATAATCTTCTTCAAATCCTGGTTGCTGTATTAAATCAATCCAGAGGCGTTCGTCGATTAGGTTCTGCTGCTATTGATCTTGCATATACAGCCTGTGGGCGCTTTGATGGTTATTATGAAACTCGTTTGAATTCATGGGATATGGCCGCAGGAATATTATTGATACGGGAAGCTGGTGGTCGTGTCACAAATTTTAATGGGGAGACCGAAAACATTTTAAATTCACATCATATCATAGCATCCAATTCGTTTATTCATAATGATTTGCTTAACTTAAGTCAAACTGCTATCCTCGATTAA
- a CDS encoding ABC transporter permease yields MKYKEIFLLSFSNVKANLLRSVLTLLIIALGIMALVGILTSIDSMIYSMSSNFSYLGANSFSIDRKSTEFRRHGSGQNYKESPPLKYTQVIEFKERFINKGFVTVSFGASGNAVVQFENQKTNPTTRIRGIDENYFKVTGYEISNGRSFSNHELENGSPRAIIGAEIVKRLFNDLAEKAINQTILINNQKYQIVGVLKSKGASMNEGADRRIFIPLLRAKFDYGYADANYDLDVAVSDAMQMENTISDATGIMRVIRQLKPYEESDFEIFKSDGIVEFLKENTVKLRAAAIAIGLMTLLGAAIGLMNIMLVSVTERTREIGIAKAIGATKRNIIYQFLTEAIIICQFGGILGILIGIPVGNIVTLIVGGAFFIPWAWIILGLVVCMIVGILSGLYPALKAANLDPVEALRYE; encoded by the coding sequence ATGAAATATAAAGAAATATTCCTTTTATCATTTTCCAATGTCAAAGCGAATTTATTAAGGTCTGTTTTGACACTTTTGATAATTGCTTTAGGAATCATGGCATTGGTAGGTATTTTGACATCTATCGATAGTATGATCTACAGTATGAGTAGCAATTTTTCCTACTTAGGGGCGAATAGCTTTAGTATTGATCGAAAATCAACTGAATTTCGCAGACATGGCAGCGGACAAAATTACAAGGAATCTCCACCTCTAAAATATACTCAGGTCATTGAATTTAAAGAACGGTTTATAAATAAAGGCTTTGTGACTGTATCCTTTGGAGCAAGTGGAAATGCTGTAGTGCAATTTGAAAATCAGAAAACAAATCCTACCACAAGAATTCGCGGAATCGATGAAAATTATTTCAAAGTCACCGGTTATGAAATTTCAAATGGAAGAAGTTTTTCAAATCATGAATTGGAAAATGGTAGTCCGAGAGCAATCATTGGAGCTGAAATAGTAAAGCGATTATTTAATGATTTGGCCGAAAAAGCAATTAATCAAACCATCCTTATCAATAATCAGAAATATCAGATCGTCGGTGTTTTAAAATCAAAAGGAGCAAGTATGAATGAAGGTGCTGATCGGAGAATTTTTATTCCCCTTTTAAGAGCAAAATTTGATTATGGTTATGCAGATGCAAATTACGATTTAGATGTTGCGGTATCCGACGCAATGCAAATGGAAAATACGATATCAGATGCTACTGGAATTATGAGAGTAATTCGGCAATTAAAACCTTATGAAGAAAGCGATTTTGAAATTTTTAAAAGTGATGGTATTGTAGAGTTTTTAAAAGAAAATACAGTCAAACTTCGGGCCGCTGCCATTGCCATAGGTTTAATGACATTATTAGGCGCTGCCATTGGTTTAATGAATATCATGTTAGTTTCTGTAACAGAACGAACCCGAGAAATAGGAATTGCAAAAGCTATAGGTGCCACGAAAAGAAATATTATTTATCAATTTTTAACAGAAGCAATTATCATCTGTCAGTTTGGAGGAATCCTTGGTATATTAATAGGCATTCCTGTTGGAAATATCGTAACATTAATTGTTGGAGGTGCATTTTTTATTCCTTGGGCCTGGATTATATTAGGCTTAGTTGTCTGTATGATCGTCGGTATTTTGTCTGGCTTATACCCTGCTTTAAAAGCTGCCAACTTAGACCCGGTGGAAGCTTTGAGATATGAATAG
- a CDS encoding T9SS type A sorting domain-containing protein — protein MNRIVNRQNSYAVSVARMLYAKTIDYEFNDDVLCPPSQPVVMSSKNIDHENGIRLYPNPTKSWVILENLNRETSILKIEVLDIHGRYIQNELNTKSLDLIKLSTDNLKCGIYFLRVECLNGKVILKKLLIE, from the coding sequence ATGAATAGAATTGTAAATCGTCAGAATTCCTACGCTGTATCTGTTGCAAGAATGTTATATGCTAAGACGATTGATTATGAATTCAATGATGATGTACTTTGTCCTCCTTCTCAGCCGGTAGTAATGAGTTCTAAAAATATAGACCATGAAAATGGAATCAGATTATACCCTAATCCTACCAAAAGCTGGGTTATCCTTGAAAATTTAAATAGAGAGACTAGCATTCTAAAAATTGAAGTATTGGATATTCATGGTCGATATATTCAAAATGAGCTAAATACAAAATCATTAGATCTGATTAAATTAAGTACAGACAATCTTAAATGTGGCATTTATTTTTTGAGGGTTGAATGTTTAAATGGCAAGGTCATATTAAAAAAATTATTAATCGAATGA